A stretch of the Vigna radiata var. radiata cultivar VC1973A chromosome 7, Vradiata_ver6, whole genome shotgun sequence genome encodes the following:
- the LOC106769204 gene encoding ethanolamine-phosphate cytidylyltransferase yields the protein MDYEHNSWIWEGVNYYPRVFGGLMVTAALLGLSTSYFGGIGVPYLSLPCSWSNLGIFHKKKSGKRRIRVYMDGCFDLMHYGHANALRQAKALGDELVVGLVSDEEIVANKGPPVLSMSERLALVSGLKWVDEVITDAPYAITQKFLDRLFHEYKIDYVIHGDDPCLLPDGTDAYAAAKKAGRYKQIKRTEGVSSTDIVGRILSSLRNKKSCEDHNGSEVKPQEENPSQASHIAQFLPTSRRIVQFSNGKGPGPNARIVYIDGAFDLFHAGHVEILKKARELGDFLLVGIHSDETVSEHRGNHYPIMHLHERSLSVLASRYVDEVIIGSPWEITKDMITTFNISLVVHGTIAEKSLNCELDPYEVPKSMGIFRLLESPKDITTASVAQRIMANHEAYVKRNAKKTRSEQRYYEEKKYVSGD from the exons ATGGATTACGAACACAACAGTTGGATTTGGGAGGGGGTAAACTACTACCCGCGCGTGTTTGGGGGGCTAATGGTTACAGCAGCCTTGCTGGGGTTGTCAACCAGCTACTTTGGTGGGATTGGTGTTCCTTATTTGTCACTGCCATGTTCTTGGTCTAATTTGGGGATTTTCCACAAGAAGAAATCTGGGAAGAGGCGCATTCGGGTTTACATGGATGGATGTTTTGATCTGATGCATTATGGCCATGCCAATGCTCTCAGACAAGCAAAGGCTCTAGGAGATGAATTGGTTGTGGGTCTCGTGAGTGATGAGGAGATCGTGGCTAATAAAGGACCACCCGTTTTGTCTATGTCAGAGag GCTGGCCCTTGTCAGTGGATTGAAATGGGTGGATGAGGTCATAACCGATGCTCCTTATGCAATTACCCAGAAATTCTTGGATCGTCTCTTTCATGAATACAAAATTGACTATGTCATACACGGTGATGATCCGTGCCTGCTTCCAGACGGAACAGATGCATATGCTGCAGCAAAGAAAGCTGGTCGTTACAAGCAAATTAAGCGTACTGAAGGAGTTTCCAGTACAGATATCGTAG GAAGAATACTGTCttctttaagaaataaaaaaagttgtgaaGATCATAATGGCAGTGAGGTAAAACCTCAAGAAGAAAACCCATCACAGGCTTCCCACATAGCTCAATTTCTACCAACTTCCCGACGTATTGTCCAGTTTTCAAATGGCAAG GGTCCTGGACCAAATGCACGTATTGTATACATTGACGGGGCTTTTGATCTCTTTCACGCAGGCCATGTTGAG ATACTGAAGAAGGCTAGGGAGCTTGGAGATTTTCTTCTAGTTGGAATCCACTCAGATGAGACTGTGAG TGAGCATAGAGGAAATCACTATCCAATCATGCATCTGCATGAGCGTAGCCTTAGTGTGCTAGCTTCTCGTTATGTTGATGAAGTTATTATTGGTTCACCTTGGGAAATTACAAAGGACATG ATCACCACTTTCAATATCTCACTAGTTGTGCATGGTACTATTGCTGAGAAGTCATTGAAT TGTGAGCTAGATCCATATGAGGTCCCCAAGAGCATGGGAATATTCCGTTTACTCGAAAGCCCGAAAGATATTACTACTGCCTCTGTAGCCCAAAGGATAATGGCCAATCATGAAGCTTACGTG AAACGCAATGCTAAGAAAACTAGGAGTGAGCAAAGATActatgaagagaaaaaatatgtcTCCGGAGACTAG
- the LOC106769550 gene encoding ABC transporter I family member 6, chloroplastic: MALSLPTHSSRSLLPLPPSTKPTFPTLRRLNHRLSLVTASIPLLQVNDLRAKIVESNVQILHGVNLTVNQGEVHAIMGKNGSGKSTFAKVLVGHPDYEVTGGSVVFKGENLLEMEPEERSLSGLFMSFQSPVEIPGVSNDEFLRMAYNARRKKLGLPELGPLECIEYLMKKLKLVNMKTDFLNRNVNEGFSGGERKRNEILQLAVLGADLAILDEIDSGLDVDALKDVASAVNQILTPQNSLMMITHYRRILDLLKPTHVHVMDKGKIARSGDISMVETIEAEGYETVSTST, from the exons ATGGCTTTATCTCTACCTACTCATTCTTCTCGCTCCCTCCTCCCTCTTCCACCATCCACCAAACCCACTTTCCCCACCCTCCGCCGCCTCAACCACCGCCTTTCACTCGTCACTGCTTCCATTCCCCTGCTCCAAGTCAATGACCTTAGAGCCAAGATCGTCGAGTCCAACGTCCAGATTCTCCACGGCGTTAACCTCACCGTTAACCAAGGAGAGGTCCACGCCATCATGGGAAAAAATGGCTCTGGAAAAAGTACTTTCGCCAAG GTTCTAGTGGGGCACCCCGATTATGAAGTTACTGGAGGCAGTGTTGTATTCAAAGGGGAGAATTTGCTTGAAATGGAACCCGAAGAAAGGTCTCTTTCGGGTCTCTTCATGAGTTTCCAGTCCCCCGTTGAAATTCCTGGTGTTTCCAATGATGAGTTTCTTAGAATGGCCTACAATGCTCGAAGGAAAAAGCTTGGTCTACCTGAGCTTGGACCACTCGAG TGTATTGAATACCTGATGAAAAAGCTTAAGCTTGTTAATATGAAGACTGATTTTCTCAATAGGAATGTGAATGAAGGGTTTAGTGGCGGTGAACGCAAACGCAATGAAATCTTGCAGCTTGCAGTTTTGGGGGCGGATTTGGCTATTTTGGATGAGATTGACTCTGGGTTGGATGTTGATGCGCTTAAGGATGTTGCCAGTGCCGTTAATCAGATTCTTACCCCACAAAATTCTTTGATGATGATAACTCATTATAGACGGATTCTGGATCTTTTGAAACCTACACATGTCCATGTTATG GACAAAGGGAAAATTGCAAGATCAGGTGACATATCGATGGTAGAAACTATTGAGGCAGAGGGATATGAAACTGTCTCCACTTCAACATAA